A DNA window from Oncorhynchus tshawytscha isolate Ot180627B linkage group LG13, Otsh_v2.0, whole genome shotgun sequence contains the following coding sequences:
- the yars1 gene encoding tyrosine--tRNA ligase, cytoplasmic isoform X4, producing the protein MGEQLSPDEKLHLITRNLQEVLGEEKIKQVLSERELKVYWGTATTGKPHVAYFVPMSKIADFLKAGCEVTILFADLHAFLDNMKAPWELLELRVQYYEQVIKAMLESIGVPLDKLKFIKGTDFQLSREYTLDVYRLSSMVTEHDAKKAGAEVVKQVDHPLLSGLLYPGLQALDEEYLKVDAQFGGVDQRKIFTLAEKYLPSLGYAKRSHLMNPMVPGLTGAKMSSSEEESKIDLLDRKEDVKKKLKKAFCEPGNIENNGVLSFVKHVLFPLVGEFSIKRDPKFGGDKTYTDFEEVEKEFGEELIHPGDLKAGVEVALNKLLDPIRKKFESPELRKLSSTAYPDPSKNKGAGKGNPKVAEEDELVPSRLDIRVGKVISVEKHPDADSLYLEKIDVGEAEPRTVVSGLVAYVSQEALQDRLVLLLCNLKPQKMRGVESQAMLLCASIEGDPRRVEPLDPPEGSSPGERVFVEGYETGKPDDKLNPKKKLWEKLQVDLKVSGY; encoded by the exons ATGGGAGAACAGCTGAGCCCAGATGAGAAGCTTCACCTCATCACTAGGAACCTTcag GAGGTGCTTGGAGAAGAGAAGATAAAGCAGGTCCTGTCAGAGAGGGAACTGAAGGTGTACTGGGGAACTGCCACCACAGGAAAACCCCATGTTGCCTACTTCGTCCCCATGTCCAAGATTGCGGACTTCCTCAAGGCAGGGTGTGAG GTGACCATCCTGTTTGCAGACCTGCACGCGTTCCTGGACAACATGAAGGCTCCCTGGGAGCTGCTGGAGCTGAGGGTCCAGTACTACGAGCAGGTGATCAAGGCCATGTTGGAGAGTATCGGGGTGCCGTTGGACAAACTCAAGTTCATCAAAGGGACAGACTTCCAACTCAGCAG AGAGTACACTCTGGACGTGTATCGTCTGTCGTCCATGGTAACGGAACATGATGCTAAGAAGGCTGGAGCCGAGGTGGTTAAACAGGTGGACCACCCTCTACTCAGTGGTCTGCTCTACCCGGGActacag GCTCTGGATGAGGAGTATCTGAAAGTTGATGCCCAGTTTGGGGGAGTCgatcagaggaagatcttcaCCCTGGCTGAGAAG tACCTGCCCTCTCTGGGCTATGCTAAGCGGTCCCATCTGATGAACCCCATGGTACCAGGACTGACTGGAGCTAAGATGAGTTCTTCAGAGGAG GAGTCTAAGATTGACCTCCTGGACAGGAAGGAAGATGTGAAGAAGAAGCTGAAGAAGGCTTTCTGTGAGCCGGGCAACATTGAGAACAACGGAGTCCTCTCATTTGTTAAACATGTCCTCTTCCCACTCGTAGGAG AGTTCTCCATCAAAAGAGACCCCAAGTTCGGAGGAGACAAAACCTACACAGACTTTGAGGAAGTGGAGAAAGAATTTGGCGAAGAG CTGATCCATCCAGGTGACCTGAAGGCGGGCGTGGAGGTGGCCCTTAACAAGCTGCTCGACCCAATCAGGAAGAAGTTTGAGTCTCCAGAGCTTCGTAAACTCTCCAGCACGGCCTATCCAGACCCGTCAAAGAACA AGGGAGCAGGGAAGGGGAACCCTAAAGTAGCAGAAGAGGATGAGCTGGTTCCCTCCAGACTGGACATCAGGGTGGGCAAGGTCATCAGTGTGGAGAAG CATCCAGATGCTGATTCGCTGTACCTGGAGAAGATAGACGTCGGAGAGGCGGAGCCAAGGACGGTGGTGAGCGGCCTGGTGGCCTACGTTTCCCAGGAGGCCTTGCAGGACAGGCTGGtgttgttgctatgcaacctgAAGCCCCAGAAGATGAGGGGGGTAGAGTCCCAAGCCATGCTGCTCTGTGCCTCCAT TGAGGGggatcccagaagagtggagcctCTTGACCCCCCTGAGGGGTCGTCACCCGGGGAACGGGTGTTCGTTGAGGGGTACGAGACGGGCAAGCCAGACGACAAACTAAACCCAAAGAAAAAGCTGTGGGAGAAACTACAG gtggacCTGAAGGTGTCAGGATACTGa
- the yars1 gene encoding tyrosine--tRNA ligase, cytoplasmic isoform X2, whose product MGEQLSPDEKLHLITRNLQEVLGEEKIKQVLSERELKVYWGTATTGKPHVAYFVPMSKIADFLKAGCEVTILFADLHAFLDNMKAPWELLELRVQYYEQVIKAMLESIGVPLDKLKFIKGTDFQLSREYTLDVYRLSSMVTEHDAKKAGAEVVKQVDHPLLSGLLYPGLQALDEEYLKVDAQFGGVDQRKIFTLAEKYLPSLGYAKRSHLMNPMVPGLTGAKMSSSEEESKIDLLDRKEDVKKKLKKAFCEPGNIENNGVLSFVKHVLFPLVGEFSIKRDPKFGGDKTYTDFEEVEKEFGEELIHPGDLKAGVEVALNKLLDPIRKKFESPELRKLSSTAYPDPSKNKGAGKGNPKVAEEDELVPSRLDIRVGKVISVEKHPDADSLYLEKIDVGEAEPRTVVSGLVAYVSQEALQDRLVLLLCNLKPQKMRGVESQAMLLCASIEGDPRRVEPLDPPEGSSPGERVFVEGYETGKPDDKLNPKKKLWEKLQVDLKVSLSLSGWT is encoded by the exons ATGGGAGAACAGCTGAGCCCAGATGAGAAGCTTCACCTCATCACTAGGAACCTTcag GAGGTGCTTGGAGAAGAGAAGATAAAGCAGGTCCTGTCAGAGAGGGAACTGAAGGTGTACTGGGGAACTGCCACCACAGGAAAACCCCATGTTGCCTACTTCGTCCCCATGTCCAAGATTGCGGACTTCCTCAAGGCAGGGTGTGAG GTGACCATCCTGTTTGCAGACCTGCACGCGTTCCTGGACAACATGAAGGCTCCCTGGGAGCTGCTGGAGCTGAGGGTCCAGTACTACGAGCAGGTGATCAAGGCCATGTTGGAGAGTATCGGGGTGCCGTTGGACAAACTCAAGTTCATCAAAGGGACAGACTTCCAACTCAGCAG AGAGTACACTCTGGACGTGTATCGTCTGTCGTCCATGGTAACGGAACATGATGCTAAGAAGGCTGGAGCCGAGGTGGTTAAACAGGTGGACCACCCTCTACTCAGTGGTCTGCTCTACCCGGGActacag GCTCTGGATGAGGAGTATCTGAAAGTTGATGCCCAGTTTGGGGGAGTCgatcagaggaagatcttcaCCCTGGCTGAGAAG tACCTGCCCTCTCTGGGCTATGCTAAGCGGTCCCATCTGATGAACCCCATGGTACCAGGACTGACTGGAGCTAAGATGAGTTCTTCAGAGGAG GAGTCTAAGATTGACCTCCTGGACAGGAAGGAAGATGTGAAGAAGAAGCTGAAGAAGGCTTTCTGTGAGCCGGGCAACATTGAGAACAACGGAGTCCTCTCATTTGTTAAACATGTCCTCTTCCCACTCGTAGGAG AGTTCTCCATCAAAAGAGACCCCAAGTTCGGAGGAGACAAAACCTACACAGACTTTGAGGAAGTGGAGAAAGAATTTGGCGAAGAG CTGATCCATCCAGGTGACCTGAAGGCGGGCGTGGAGGTGGCCCTTAACAAGCTGCTCGACCCAATCAGGAAGAAGTTTGAGTCTCCAGAGCTTCGTAAACTCTCCAGCACGGCCTATCCAGACCCGTCAAAGAACA AGGGAGCAGGGAAGGGGAACCCTAAAGTAGCAGAAGAGGATGAGCTGGTTCCCTCCAGACTGGACATCAGGGTGGGCAAGGTCATCAGTGTGGAGAAG CATCCAGATGCTGATTCGCTGTACCTGGAGAAGATAGACGTCGGAGAGGCGGAGCCAAGGACGGTGGTGAGCGGCCTGGTGGCCTACGTTTCCCAGGAGGCCTTGCAGGACAGGCTGGtgttgttgctatgcaacctgAAGCCCCAGAAGATGAGGGGGGTAGAGTCCCAAGCCATGCTGCTCTGTGCCTCCAT TGAGGGggatcccagaagagtggagcctCTTGACCCCCCTGAGGGGTCGTCACCCGGGGAACGGGTGTTCGTTGAGGGGTACGAGACGGGCAAGCCAGACGACAAACTAAACCCAAAGAAAAAGCTGTGGGAGAAACTACAG gtggacctgaaggtgtctctctctctctccgggtgGACCtga
- the yars1 gene encoding tyrosine--tRNA ligase, cytoplasmic isoform X3, producing the protein MGEQLSPDEKLHLITRNLQEVLGEEKIKQVLSERELKVYWGTATTGKPHVAYFVPMSKIADFLKAGCEVTILFADLHAFLDNMKAPWELLELRVQYYEQVIKAMLESIGVPLDKLKFIKGTDFQLSREYTLDVYRLSSMVTEHDAKKAGAEVVKQVDHPLLSGLLYPGLQALDEEYLKVDAQFGGVDQRKIFTLAEKYLPSLGYAKRSHLMNPMVPGLTGAKMSSSEEESKIDLLDRKEDVKKKLKKAFCEPGNIENNGVLSFVKHVLFPLVGEFSIKRDPKFGGDKTYTDFEEVEKEFGEELIHPGDLKAGVEVALNKLLDPIRKKFESPELRKLSSTAYPDPSKNKGAGKGNPKVAEEDELVPSRLDIRVGKVISVEKHPDADSLYLEKIDVGEAEPRTVVSGLVAYVSQEALQDRLVLLLCNLKPQKMRGVESQAMLLCASIEGDPRRVEPLDPPEGSSPGERVFVEGYETGKPDDKLNPKKKLWEKLQVDLKVSGY; encoded by the exons ATGGGAGAACAGCTGAGCCCAGATGAGAAGCTTCACCTCATCACTAGGAACCTTcag GAGGTGCTTGGAGAAGAGAAGATAAAGCAGGTCCTGTCAGAGAGGGAACTGAAGGTGTACTGGGGAACTGCCACCACAGGAAAACCCCATGTTGCCTACTTCGTCCCCATGTCCAAGATTGCGGACTTCCTCAAGGCAGGGTGTGAG GTGACCATCCTGTTTGCAGACCTGCACGCGTTCCTGGACAACATGAAGGCTCCCTGGGAGCTGCTGGAGCTGAGGGTCCAGTACTACGAGCAGGTGATCAAGGCCATGTTGGAGAGTATCGGGGTGCCGTTGGACAAACTCAAGTTCATCAAAGGGACAGACTTCCAACTCAGCAG AGAGTACACTCTGGACGTGTATCGTCTGTCGTCCATGGTAACGGAACATGATGCTAAGAAGGCTGGAGCCGAGGTGGTTAAACAGGTGGACCACCCTCTACTCAGTGGTCTGCTCTACCCGGGActacag GCTCTGGATGAGGAGTATCTGAAAGTTGATGCCCAGTTTGGGGGAGTCgatcagaggaagatcttcaCCCTGGCTGAGAAG tACCTGCCCTCTCTGGGCTATGCTAAGCGGTCCCATCTGATGAACCCCATGGTACCAGGACTGACTGGAGCTAAGATGAGTTCTTCAGAGGAG GAGTCTAAGATTGACCTCCTGGACAGGAAGGAAGATGTGAAGAAGAAGCTGAAGAAGGCTTTCTGTGAGCCGGGCAACATTGAGAACAACGGAGTCCTCTCATTTGTTAAACATGTCCTCTTCCCACTCGTAGGAG AGTTCTCCATCAAAAGAGACCCCAAGTTCGGAGGAGACAAAACCTACACAGACTTTGAGGAAGTGGAGAAAGAATTTGGCGAAGAG CTGATCCATCCAGGTGACCTGAAGGCGGGCGTGGAGGTGGCCCTTAACAAGCTGCTCGACCCAATCAGGAAGAAGTTTGAGTCTCCAGAGCTTCGTAAACTCTCCAGCACGGCCTATCCAGACCCGTCAAAGAACA AGGGAGCAGGGAAGGGGAACCCTAAAGTAGCAGAAGAGGATGAGCTGGTTCCCTCCAGACTGGACATCAGGGTGGGCAAGGTCATCAGTGTGGAGAAG CATCCAGATGCTGATTCGCTGTACCTGGAGAAGATAGACGTCGGAGAGGCGGAGCCAAGGACGGTGGTGAGCGGCCTGGTGGCCTACGTTTCCCAGGAGGCCTTGCAGGACAGGCTGGtgttgttgctatgcaacctgAAGCCCCAGAAGATGAGGGGGGTAGAGTCCCAAGCCATGCTGCTCTGTGCCTCCAT TGAGGGggatcccagaagagtggagcctCTTGACCCCCCTGAGGGGTCGTCACCCGGGGAACGGGTGTTCGTTGAGGGGTACGAGACGGGCAAGCCAGACGACAAACTAAACCCAAAGAAAAAGCTGTGGGAGAAACTACAG gtgGACCTGAAGGTGTCAGGATACTGa
- the yars1 gene encoding tyrosine--tRNA ligase, cytoplasmic isoform X1, producing the protein MGEQLSPDEKLHLITRNLQEVLGEEKIKQVLSERELKVYWGTATTGKPHVAYFVPMSKIADFLKAGCEVTILFADLHAFLDNMKAPWELLELRVQYYEQVIKAMLESIGVPLDKLKFIKGTDFQLSREYTLDVYRLSSMVTEHDAKKAGAEVVKQVDHPLLSGLLYPGLQALDEEYLKVDAQFGGVDQRKIFTLAEKYLPSLGYAKRSHLMNPMVPGLTGAKMSSSEEESKIDLLDRKEDVKKKLKKAFCEPGNIENNGVLSFVKHVLFPLVGEFSIKRDPKFGGDKTYTDFEEVEKEFGEELIHPGDLKAGVEVALNKLLDPIRKKFESPELRKLSSTAYPDPSKNKGAGKGNPKVAEEDELVPSRLDIRVGKVISVEKHPDADSLYLEKIDVGEAEPRTVVSGLVAYVSQEALQDRLVLLLCNLKPQKMRGVESQAMLLCASIEGDPRRVEPLDPPEGSSPGERVFVEGYETGKPDDKLNPKKKLWEKLQVDLKVSGQCVAQWQDKHLMTKLGHITCKTLKGGNIS; encoded by the exons ATGGGAGAACAGCTGAGCCCAGATGAGAAGCTTCACCTCATCACTAGGAACCTTcag GAGGTGCTTGGAGAAGAGAAGATAAAGCAGGTCCTGTCAGAGAGGGAACTGAAGGTGTACTGGGGAACTGCCACCACAGGAAAACCCCATGTTGCCTACTTCGTCCCCATGTCCAAGATTGCGGACTTCCTCAAGGCAGGGTGTGAG GTGACCATCCTGTTTGCAGACCTGCACGCGTTCCTGGACAACATGAAGGCTCCCTGGGAGCTGCTGGAGCTGAGGGTCCAGTACTACGAGCAGGTGATCAAGGCCATGTTGGAGAGTATCGGGGTGCCGTTGGACAAACTCAAGTTCATCAAAGGGACAGACTTCCAACTCAGCAG AGAGTACACTCTGGACGTGTATCGTCTGTCGTCCATGGTAACGGAACATGATGCTAAGAAGGCTGGAGCCGAGGTGGTTAAACAGGTGGACCACCCTCTACTCAGTGGTCTGCTCTACCCGGGActacag GCTCTGGATGAGGAGTATCTGAAAGTTGATGCCCAGTTTGGGGGAGTCgatcagaggaagatcttcaCCCTGGCTGAGAAG tACCTGCCCTCTCTGGGCTATGCTAAGCGGTCCCATCTGATGAACCCCATGGTACCAGGACTGACTGGAGCTAAGATGAGTTCTTCAGAGGAG GAGTCTAAGATTGACCTCCTGGACAGGAAGGAAGATGTGAAGAAGAAGCTGAAGAAGGCTTTCTGTGAGCCGGGCAACATTGAGAACAACGGAGTCCTCTCATTTGTTAAACATGTCCTCTTCCCACTCGTAGGAG AGTTCTCCATCAAAAGAGACCCCAAGTTCGGAGGAGACAAAACCTACACAGACTTTGAGGAAGTGGAGAAAGAATTTGGCGAAGAG CTGATCCATCCAGGTGACCTGAAGGCGGGCGTGGAGGTGGCCCTTAACAAGCTGCTCGACCCAATCAGGAAGAAGTTTGAGTCTCCAGAGCTTCGTAAACTCTCCAGCACGGCCTATCCAGACCCGTCAAAGAACA AGGGAGCAGGGAAGGGGAACCCTAAAGTAGCAGAAGAGGATGAGCTGGTTCCCTCCAGACTGGACATCAGGGTGGGCAAGGTCATCAGTGTGGAGAAG CATCCAGATGCTGATTCGCTGTACCTGGAGAAGATAGACGTCGGAGAGGCGGAGCCAAGGACGGTGGTGAGCGGCCTGGTGGCCTACGTTTCCCAGGAGGCCTTGCAGGACAGGCTGGtgttgttgctatgcaacctgAAGCCCCAGAAGATGAGGGGGGTAGAGTCCCAAGCCATGCTGCTCTGTGCCTCCAT TGAGGGggatcccagaagagtggagcctCTTGACCCCCCTGAGGGGTCGTCACCCGGGGAACGGGTGTTCGTTGAGGGGTACGAGACGGGCAAGCCAGACGACAAACTAAACCCAAAGAAAAAGCTGTGGGAGAAACTACAG gtggacCTGAAGGTGTCAGGACAGTGTGTAGCCCAGTGGCAGGACAAACACCTGATGACCAAACTGGGACACATCACCTGTAAAACACTGAAGGGAGGCAACATCAGCTAA